The window GCCAGAAAATATTTCCAGCCGGTCGCTAAGTATTTCATGCTCTTTTGTCAATCTAACCTGAGGATGATCCTCGATACTTTTATCCAATCCGATAAAAACAGCTTCATCCTTCGTCTTTCTGGCATAGTAATTATCAAAGCCATAAGCGCTGATATACACCGTTGCCTGCTGGTTCTGTCCTAAGAAATGCTTCAATCCGCCTCCATGATCATAATGAGCATGAGAAATAATCACCGTATCTATTTTGCTAATATCCACTCCCATTTTTTCTGCATTTTCGGAATAAAGTTCACTATCTCCCAAATCAAATAAAAGACGGTGATTTCCCGATTCAATGTATAAGGAAAGTCCGTGTTCTCCCCGAAAATCTTCTGAGACACAAGTGTTTTCCACCAAGGTTTTGATTAACATGGCATCGGATCCTTTCTATTGGTCCCTTCCTTAATCGTTTCCGTATATGACAGCTATCATCTCGCAGGCATTTTTCCAGAACTTATGGTAGACAGGTTATATCGTTCCAATCTGATTAAAGGGAAAAATGCGAAAAACAACCCTTCCAATAACTTCTTCCTGATCAATCAGACCTATTTCTTCGTTTCGACTGTCTAAACTTCGATTACGGTTGTCACCCATAACAAAAACGGATCCATCTGGAATCGTTATATTCGTGTTACCATAAAAGTCTTCTTCCAAAATGTAAGACTCATCAATTTCTTCTCCATTTACAAAGAGCTGGCTTCCATTAATCAGGAGTTCGTCCCCTTCCCGAGCAATAACCCTCTTAATAAGGATCCGATCATCCGCTAAACTTGACTGAAAAAGAATAATATCATCCTGCTTTGGCAAATCCTTCCAATAGGCTAAACGAAAGGCTATGACCATATCCCGATCATGAAAGGTAGGCTCCATCGATGGACCAACCACGAAAGCCGGAGTAATTACCCGTGTAATAAGAAACGCTAGAATCATAGCAAAAGCAATGGTTTTAACCCATTCAATCAGTTCTTTCATCCAACGAGATGTTTTCTTTTCCGTTACCACTTCTTCATTCATCGTTATTATCTCACCTGTTTCTTTCTTTATAATGATGTTTTTGTTTTCATAATGTTCTTATTTTGGCATTTCCTTTGTTTTTTCATCAGTAATGTTGGTCGCCCCTTTTCTTACCGACCATCCTCTTTCCGCAACATAATCCTATACCCCATCTTTATCATCGATTATATTGTACCATATTTTTCACCGTTGCTCCTATCAATTTAAGAACGATAGTGGATTTGGATATTCGAATTTAATAATCTTGCCTCCGGAGTTTTGCAGTCACCATAGCCAACCCATGGTCTGAAGTAAAGATAACTACTTTGCTTCAGGCTTTTTTTATTTTGTTTTTTATTATTATTTGTATAGCGAAATGTAGCGTATTGTGATATAATAGAGCTATATCCTGGTGTCGAAAGGGGTTGGCTCATGTACTTAAAAAAATCACGTCAAAAAAGTGGTCGTGTTTATTTATCCATTGTGGATGGTTATTATGATAAGGAGCGTGGTCATCCCCGTACGGTTACCATTGAAAAGGTCGGGTATTTGGATGAACTGGAAAAGGTGTATGAGGATCCTATTGCGGTGTTTGAGGAGCGGGTGGCGCAGTTAAAAAAGGAAAAGGCGGAAAAGAAACGGCCTGTGGTGGTGGAATTTTCTCCTGAAGAAGTACTGGAGAAGGGTCAGGGTCAACGTAAAAATGTCGGGTATTTGGTGCTCAGTCAACTTTATCATGAATTGGGCATTGATCAGTTTTTAATCAATCGACAAAAGACGACCAAACTGGGATTTAATACGAATGATGTGATGAAGTTGCTGGTGTTTTCTCGTTTGCTTCGACCGGGATCTAAACGGAGGGCTTTCGAGGACCGTCATTGGTTTTTTGAAAAGACGAATTATTCTTTGGATGATGTGTACCGGAGTCTTTCTTTTTTTCATCAGCATCGAAAGGCGCTACAATTATGGATTCATGAGCGGATTCAGCAATATTATGGCCGAGATACACGGTTGGTTTATTATGATGTGACGAATTATTATTTTGAATCGGATCCGTCGGAGGAGCTCCGACAAAAGGGGTTTTTGAAGGAGCGTCGGCCCAATCCGATTGTGCAGATGGGGCTTTTTATGGATTCCATGGGGATTCCCATCACTTATGAATTGTTCCCTGGTAATTGGAATGATTCTTTAACGTATCGTCCCTGTCTGTCCCGGGTTCATCGGGAATTTGGCCTG is drawn from Tindallia californiensis and contains these coding sequences:
- a CDS encoding MBL fold metallo-hydrolase yields the protein MLIKTLVENTCVSEDFRGEHGLSLYIESGNHRLLFDLGDSELYSENAEKMGVDISKIDTVIISHAHYDHGGGLKHFLGQNQQATVYISAYGFDNYYARKTKDEAVFIGLDKSIEDHPQVRLTKEHEILSDRLEIFSGVTGRKFFPKGNSVLLRERNGFMVPDEFLHEQNLVIREKGKHVLLAGCAHNGIVNIVDQYLSRYGNFPDMVIGGLHLKNHSTGEEEKPETVRRLGEALLRTNALYYTGHCTGVGSFQILKEVMGDKIRYLATGSVIEG
- the lepB gene encoding signal peptidase I, which produces MNEEVVTEKKTSRWMKELIEWVKTIAFAMILAFLITRVITPAFVVGPSMEPTFHDRDMVIAFRLAYWKDLPKQDDIILFQSSLADDRILIKRVIAREGDELLINGSQLFVNGEEIDESYILEEDFYGNTNITIPDGSVFVMGDNRNRSLDSRNEEIGLIDQEEVIGRVVFRIFPFNQIGTI